A region from the Toxotes jaculatrix isolate fToxJac2 chromosome 2, fToxJac2.pri, whole genome shotgun sequence genome encodes:
- the c2h1orf127 gene encoding uncharacterized protein C1orf127 homolog has protein sequence MDQIRFGILLRTIVLQCFIMRNVLSIQKREWVDTPTSKLTEGDVACFSEYMEMWIHSARIEGLGVWLSGALRMQINLASLDRLNLQLSACGFSLHKDPDKNFIFRVSYTGCFVQEQHGFHVLTLNLVKRINRFGGRPQNFIMTCPVVSVLLNREKIQCDSEYIQVIRQLPYDNWNNELQWSLSLSDHLIVALEDASLIQMNIDRIGPDIAVQGRRREILSPVKVIENEGEFLALKLVSGQYAYSMEAMCPKVTASTAEETVLHIVKRRMGLIKRGSYDSEGLTLSDVSVNQTDNFTVHETSEFVTLIIPTTQILQTKTCADSRHLLQSFYRVDVVLTFKETNHKMHWTMENTLPCTAGSAASSPGPNITSMLNFKNENLTTEQLLLDS, from the exons ATGGATCAGATAAGATTCGGCATCCTTCTTAGAACTAT tgttttgcagtgttttatcATGAGGAATGTGTTGTCTATTCAGAAAAGAGAATGGGTTGATACCCCAACATCAAAATTAACAG AGGGAGATGTGGCATGTTTCTCTGAATACATGGAGATGTGGATCCACAGTGCGAGAATTGAAGGGTTGGGAGTCTGGCTGTCTGGGGCCTTACGAATGCAAA TCAACCTTGCATCTCTTGATCGCCTAAACCTCCAGCTGTCTGCTTGTGGATTCTCGTTGCACAAAGACCCTGACAAGAACTTTATTTTTAGAGTCAGTTACACTGGATGTTTTGTCCAGGAACAG CATGGCTTCCATGTGCTTACACTGAATTTGGTGAAGAGGATAAATCGATTTGGAGgcagacctcaaaatttcataatgACGTGCCCCGTGGTTTCTGTACTgctcaacagagagaaaatccaGTGTGACTCAGAGTATATTCAG gtGATCAGACAACTTCCCTATGACAACTGGAATAATGAG TTGCAGTGGTCTCTGTCTTTGAGCGATCACCTCATTGTAGCTCTGGAGGATGCCAGCCTGATCCAGATGAACATTGACAGGATTGGACCAGACATTGCAGTCCaaggcaggaggagggagatctTGAGCCCTGTAAAG GTAATAGAAAACGAAGGGGAATTCTTGGCCTTGAAGCTGGTCAGTGGTCAGTATGCCTACAGTATGGAAGCTATGTGTCCAAAAG TGACTGCATCCACAGCAGAGGAGACTGTGCTGCACATTGTCAAACGACGCATGGGCTTGATCAAACGAGGCAGCTACGACAGTGAAGGACTGACACTCAGTGATGTGTCAGTGAACCAGACAGATAATTTCACTGTGCATGAGACGAGTGAATTTGTGACACTGATCATTCCTACAACCCAAATACTCCAGACCAAG ACCTGTGCAGACAGCAGACATCTCCTACAGTCGTTCTACAGGGTGGATGTTGTGCTCACCTTCAAAGAGACAAATCACAAAATGCATTGGACCATGGAGAACACACTGCCATGCACAG CTGGGTCTGCTGCATCCTCCCCTGGTCCAAACATCACATCCATGCTTAACTTTAAAAATGAGAATTTAACTACAGAACAATTGTTGCTGGACAGCTAA
- the tardbpa gene encoding TAR DNA binding protein, like → MSELYIRVAEDENEEPMEIPSEDDGTVLLSSVAAQFPGACGLRYRNPESQCMRGVRLVEGVLHAPENDWGNLVYVVNYPKDNKRKMDEIDAASAVKIKRGFQKTSDLIVLGLPWKTTEQDLKDYFSTFGEVIMVQVKRDAKTGNSKGFGFVRFTDYETQTKVIAQRHMIDGRWCDCKLPNSKACPDEPMRSRKIFVGRCTEDMTTDDLRQYFMQYGEVTDVFIPKPFRAFAFVTFADDQVAQALCGEDLIIKGVSVHISNAEPKHNNSRQMMDRGRFGAGGFSQGYGSNRGGLGSGSSGVNFGALGLNPAMVAAAQAALQSSWGMMGMLANQQGLTTTAGTATTTRDQSYSSASTSYSSPSSASLGWAAGTTTTSNSGFSSGFGTSMESKSSSWGM, encoded by the exons ATGTCGGAGCTCTACATCCGTGTGGCTGAAGATGAAAACGAGGAGCCCATGGAGATACCCTCGGAGGACGATGGTACTGTTTTGCTGTCATCGGTAGCGGCACAGTTTCCAGGGGCATGCGGTTTGCGGTATAGGAACCCAGAGTCCCAGTGCATGAGGGGAGTCCGGCTTGTGGAGGGTGTACTGCATGCACCTGAGAACGACTGGGGGAACCTGGTCTACGTCGTCAATTATCCCAAAG ATAACAAAAGGAAGATGGATGAAATAGACGCTGCCTCAGCTGTGAAAATCAAGAGAGGCTTTCAGAAGACATCAGATCTCATAGTCCTCGGGCTGCCgtggaaaacaacagaacaagaCCTGAAAGATTATTTCAGTACCTTTGGGGAGGTCATCATGGTGCAG GTCAAGAGAGATGCAAAAACTGGCAACTCAAAAGGTTTTGGTTTTGTCCGGTTCACTGACTACGAGACACAAACCAAAGTCATCGCTCAGAGACACATGATTGATGGACGATGGTGTGATTGCAAACTGCCTAACTCAAAG GCTTGTCCCGATGAACCAATGCGGAGCCGTAAAATCTTTGTTGGCCGCTGTACAGAGGACATGACAACTGATGACCTGAGGCAGTACTTCATGCAGTATGGTGAAGTCACTGATGTCTTCATCCCCAAACCCTTCCGGGCATTTGCATTTGTCACATTTGCTGATGACCAG GTTGCCCAAGCCCTGTGTGGAGAGGACTTGATCATCAAGGGTGTCAGTGTGCACATCTCCAATGCAGAGCCCAAACACAACAATAGTAGGCAAATGATGGATCGAGGGCGGTTTGGGGCTGGTGGGTTCAGTCAGGGGTATGGCAGTAATCGTGGTGGGCTAGGCAGCGGTAGCAGTGGGGTTAATTTTGGTGCTCTTGGCCTTAACCCGGCAATGGTGGCTGCCGCCCaggcagctctgcagagcagctggggAATGATGGGCATGCTGGCTAACCAGCAGGGTCTGACCACAACGGCAGGCACAGCCACTACAACCCGAGACCAGTCCTATAGCTCTGCCAGCACTAGTTACAGCAGCCCCAGCTCAGCTAGCCTCGGCTGGGCTGCAGGCACTACCACCACCTCCAACAGTGGCTTCAGCTCTGGCTTTGGCACGTCTATGGAGTCTAAGTCTTCTAGTTGGGGAATGTAG